A portion of the Esox lucius isolate fEsoLuc1 chromosome 20, fEsoLuc1.pri, whole genome shotgun sequence genome contains these proteins:
- the LOC105019212 gene encoding xylose isomerase encodes MTTETEFFAGIPKIPYVPNAGAGDVLCFKHYNAEEVLMGRKMEDWLRFSVCYWHSFCGTGADPFGLQTLHRPWNEGATPMECAKKRLHAAFEFFNKLGVKYYTFHDRDLSPEGSTLEETNRNLDEMTDLALQLQNNTGVKVLWVTCNLFAHSRYMNGAATNPDSHVFAYAGAQVKKGLDVAKKLGAENFVFWGGREGFYSIHNTNVGTELKHMANFFKMAIKYKEKIGLNCQFLIEPKPKEPCKHQYDYDAMSVIGFLKHFGLDSHFKLNIEPNHTTLAGHSYEHDIVMASVFGMLGSVDSNTGSPDLGWDTDQFPMDIRNTTMVMKTVVEQGGLKTGGLNFDAKVRRESTDIEDLFIAHIGAMDAFSRGLRNAVRILEDGVITSMVKERYMSFSHGIGQKVEDGSASLEELEDFVKQNGEPKVTSGKQEKYETVFNHYL; translated from the exons ATGACTACGGAGACCGAATTCTTTGCTG GTATTCCCAAGATTCCATATGTGCCAAATGCTGGAGCTGGCGACGTCTTGTGTTTCAAACACTACAACGCAGAAGAA GTGTTAATGGGCAGAAAGATGGAGGACTGGCTGAGATTCTCAGTCTGCTACTGGCACTCCTTCTGTGGGACAG GTGCTGACCCTTTCGGGCTCCAGACACTACACAGACCCTGGAATGAAGGAGCTACCCCCATGGAATGTGCCAAGAAGAGACTCCATGCAGCCTTTGAGTTCTTCAACAAACTTGGT gtgAAGTACTACACATTTCATGACAG GGATCTGTCCCCTGAGGGCAGCACTCTGGAGGAGACCAACAGGAACTTGGATGAGATGACAGACCTGGCCCTGCAACTGCAGAATAACACAGGGGTCAAGGTGCTGTGGGTTACCTGCAACCTGTTTGCCCATTCAAG GTACATGAATGGAGCAGCAACTAACCCTGACAGCCATGTTTTTGCCTACGCTGGGGCCCAGGTGAAGAAAGGACTGGATGTCGCCAAGAAGCTGGGAGCCGAGAACTTTG TGTTCTGGGGTGGCAGGGAGGGTTTTTACTCCATACACAACACTAACGTTGGCACTGAACTGAAACACATGGCAAATTTCTTCAAAATGGCCATCA AGTATAAGGAAAAGATTGGGTTGAACTGCCAGTTCCTCATTGAACCCAAACCTAAAGAGCCATGCAAACATCAGTATGACTATG ATGCCATGAGTGTCATTGGCTTCCTGAAGCACTTTGGACTGGACAGCCACTTCAAGCTGAACATTGAGCCCAACCACACAACTCTAGCTGGGCATTCCTACGAACACGACATCGTAATGGCCTCTGT GTTTGGCATGCTGGGCTCCGTGGACTCCAACACAGGTTCTCCTGACCTAGGCTGGGACACAGACCAGTTCCCCATGGACATCAGGAACACCACCATGGTCATGAAG ACAGTGGTAGAACAGGGTGGACTGAAGACTGGCGGGCTCAACTTTGATGCTAAGGTGCGTAGAGAGTCCACTGACATAGAGGACCTGTTCATAGCCCACATCGGAGCCATGGACGCTTTTTCACGAGGCCTGAGGAATGCAGTCAGGATCTTAGAGGACGGAGTTATCACCAGCATGGTCAAG GAGCGTTATATGAGCTTCAGCCATGGGATTGGTCAGAAAGTAGAGGATGGCAGTGCCTCattggaggagctggag GATTTTGTCAAGCAAAATGGAGAGCCAAAAGTCACATCAGGAAAGCAGGAGAAATATGAAACAGTGTTTAACCATTATTTGTGA